The genome window CGCCGATGGAACCGCCGATGCCGCCCCTGGCATCCTCGTTGGTGGTGCTGGAGGATGATTCGTAGGTGTTCTTGGCTGAATAAATGTTGACGTCTTCACCGGCCTTGAGGGTGATATTTCGTCCGGCTGGCCGGGGTAAAAGGCGTACAGGGCTATAGCGGAAAGAATTAGGATGGAACGATCTCGTAAGCAGGAATTCAGAAAGATGTTGCTCGCGTTCTCAATGGGAGGAGAATTGGCATGAATCACTTCATGTGTCCGATTTGATGTAAACTGCAGCACAAAATAAAACGGCCCGCCGAAGCGGGTCGCCTGTATATTCGTCTGGGGAATTAAGTTTGGTGTCCATCTATTTCAATTCAAATACTGGGACAAAGATAAAATAAGGCTCGAAGCCTCTTGGGTGCCTATACGTACTTATATATTCGATTGTTTTCGCAATGCTTCTAGATATATAATTGTTAAATGATTCGTTTGTATTCACCTCACAATACCAATTATCATGAGCTGGCTCAGGCTCATGGTCTAATAGTTCGTAGACATCGCCACCAGCTATAGCTATTCCATTATTTTTACATTCATTGGCGACAAATAAAGCATCCTCTCGACTTAAGAGCCAATTGTTAATCCCATACTCATGAATAGGTATTCCGCGCTTGAGGAGGTTTATATAAATATCTGGCCAAGTTGTGTCATATTTTTCAGAGAAGAATGACATAGGCTCCCCCATTATTTATTCCATTCTTTTATTTGTCTAAACAGTCTGTGGTTAATATTACCATTTGCTTCTTTCATGAATTCAAAAACACCCTTTTTGCCAAGATACTCTCCTGGAATTTCAAGCTGCAATCTTTCAATTCCATCTCCTCCTTTTATTTTTCTAACTATCCCCATATCTTGATGGTTCTTAACTATTTCCGGGAATTGATGAAATGGATCTCTGTGTACAAATGCGTTCATTTGGTTTTGCACTTTTGAAGTGTATTGAGTACCCGCAAAAAAGTCACCAGCATTGGAGACTACATCATCGCCATATTTTTTTGCAAGTTCAAAGACGTATCTCTTGCTATTATGGACAAGCCCTTCAGCAATCTCTTTGCCAAGCTTATACGAAGCCTTAGTCATTTTACTAAGCTTAGACCCGGCCTTGAAGACTCCAACTCCTCCTGTATAGGCTGCAGCGCCAACCTCTACAGCGTCAGGAACCAAACCGCCAAGGGTAAAATAAGCTCCATAGTAATCCTTATCTTCAAGCTGTTTTTGATAAAGATTCCACTTCTCTTCCACCCGCTTGACCAAGGCTTCCCCTACTTTCAGAGGATGCGTAATCGCATAGGCGACGGAATCTCCTACAGCAAGTGCGGTCTTATTTGCTCTTTCCCATTGATCTTTGCATCCTTTGTAACCTGTTTGCTCATAAACAATTGCTCCAGAGAGATCATAAATAGTATCTGTGATATCCTTTGATGTGTCAGAAAAACTAGACATTATTCCCATATAAAGTCCACCAAGAGACATCCCTACTACATTTGCATCTTCTTGATAAACGATATTATCTCCTTCTATAGAAATGCTTGCATATGATTTTTCTAACGACATATTATGTAGAACAGCTTGGTATTCTTCAGGGCTTACCTCTTCACCATTTCTTTCTCTTTCTTTCAGTTTATCCAACTCAAGAAAAATATTGACGGCCTCGGCTGTTTCAGCTGACTTCATGATGGCTTCATCTTTCTTGATGCCTTCATTCATCAAGCGCTGAATCATTTCAGTCTGATTTTCAAGCTGGTCGCGTTCTTTCTTGGCGTTTTCAGGAAGAGCCTCTTTGATTTTATCAACGATTTTTTCAAACTGTTCGACCAACTTTTCAGCATTTTCCTGCAGCGCTTTGCCGCCGCTGGCAATATCCTTAATAGTCGCCGGGTCAACATAGACCTTGACCACGGTCTCGCTATCTTTGGTGATCTCCTGTGCCTTGGCGAGGTCGCGGTTCAGGCCTTCCAGTCCGGCGTCCGGGTCGGAGCGGATGATGATGGTGCCCTTGCCGATGGTGGCGCGGTTGATCTGCTCCTTATCCTTGCTGGAGTAATCGCCCGAGGCGGTGCCGGGGATGGTGCTGTCGTCTTTCTTGGTTTGTTCGCTGTCCTTTTTCTCGCCGCTTTGGTCAGTACCGGTTTCTCCCTGCTGGTTGTCGCCGGGCTGATCGTCACCGGTTCCCTGGCCTTCACCCGGTTCCTGTTCCTTGCCATCACCTTTGTCGGTTCCGCCAAAGCCGACAGAACCAGACACAGCGGCATTGAAGCTTTCGCTGGTGTCGGAATCGTGGATGTCCTTGTAGGTCAGGGTCTCGGTGTTCAGGACCAGATTGTCGTTTTCGGCGGCGATGATGGCACCTTCCACATGGGTGTTCTTGCCCGTGTAGATGTCTACCTTTTCCTTGCCGATGATGGAGGTCTGCTGATCGACCCATTTGGATTCGGACTTGTTCTCACCGTAGCCGACGTTGGCGCTAACGTTCACGCCCATACCGACAGTGGCGGAGCCGCCAACACTGTAATTGTTACCCTTGGCAGAGGCAGTATCCTGCACGCTGCGCACAACAAGGTTTTCGCCCACATTCATGGCGACTTCCTTGCCGCTGAGATTGGCTCCCTCAATGGTGGTGTCCTTGCCGGATTCCACGGTCAGGATTTCGCCTGCGGTCACTTCGCCGTTGTCGTTGGTCTCGGCCTCGGAGTCGTTCTCCGAACCGCCAAGTGAGGCAGAAACCGTGACGCCTGCGGACATGCCTCCCGCGCCGATGGAACCGCCGATGCCGCCCCTGGCATCCACGTTGGTGGTGCTGGAGGATGATTCGTAGGTGTTCTTGGCCGAATTGATGTTGACGTCTTCACGGGCCTTGATGGTCACATCCTCATTGGCGACGATGCGGCCGCCGTCCACGGTGATGTCCTTATCCGCCTCGATGGTGACGTTGCGGCCCGCCGAGGTGTTGGAGCCCACGGCGGTCTTTGATTCGCTGCTTTCCTTGCTTTCCGTGTAGGAAGCACCGCCCGTGATGGATGCGGAAACCGTAGTGCCCACGGCAGAGGAAACATCACCATAGGCCTTCATGGCCGCGCTGGCGGCGGTAGCGGCCTTGGCTGCGCTGTTGCCCTTGCCTGCGGTCATGGTCTTGGGCAGGCCCGCCACAGTACGCAGGGCGCCGGTAACGTTCTGCTTGGCGGCAGCCTTGACCCCGACTTCGATCTCCTTGACGTAGGAGTCATGCTTCTCGATGTCGTGTGCGGCCTCGGTCTTGACGTCTCCGCCCGCTTTCAGGGCCACGTCCTGCCCGGCCTCGATGTCGGACGAAACCTGGTTCACGTTCTGCCCGGCGGTGATCGTAACGTCTTCACCTGCGGAGAGCGTGGACTTGGCATTGTAGGAGCCGGAAAACTCCTCTTTCTTTTCCGTGGCCTTGAGCCCGGAGCTGACGCTGATCTCGTCTTCGGTGAACTTGAAGCCGATACCGAGTCCGGCCTGCTTTTCAAACTTCTTGGTCTTCTTTTCATTGCGGCCGGAAAGCACGTTGGCGTCGCGGCCCGCATTGATGATGATATTGCCACCCGCGGACAGGTCGGAACCGACCACCACGGCGTCGTTCTGCGCGGTGACGGTGATGTCCTTGTCGGAAACAACGCTGGAGCCGATGCTGTCCGACTCGTCGTTGCTTTCCATCTTCTCCTTCATGCGGGCGTAGTCCAGACGTCCGTCGCTGGCGAACAAGCCGACTTTCTTGCTTTCCTTCTTCTCGTAGGAGCTGGATTCGTTCTGAGCGGCAACGATATTGACGTTGCCTTCCTCGCTGGTAAGCGTGACTGCTTCCTGACCGTAGATATTGCTGGCCGAAATATTCAGGTCCTGCTTGGCGGTGGCGGTGACCGAACCTGCGGACTCGATGTCGCTGCCCACCTGGGTGGTGCTGCTGGTGCGTTTGGTCTCGGACTTGGAGCTGAACATGCCGGACTTGCTGCTCTGGGAATGACTGAAAGCCTCTTCCTCAGCCGAGGCGATAATGATCTCGCCCGTGGCCTGCATGTCCAAATCGCCTTCGGTACTCACGCGGCTGCCGATGACCGCCAGATCGCCTTCGGCCCTGGTGTCGGAGCCTGCCTTGATATTGGTATTGCCGCCGGATGTAATGACGGAGGCAACGTTGGAACTCTCCCGCTGCTCGAATGTGGAGGACTTCGAACCGCCGAACATGCCGCCTGCGTCGTCCGCATGGCTGTAGAGATCGACTTCATTGGTTGCGGAGGTGATGGAGACGTTTTCTTCGGCTTGCAGATTCACGTCGCCCTGGGCCGCGACTCCGCTGCCGTGGACGATGATGTCCTGCTCAGCCTTGAGTTCCAGATTCCCAGCCACATCGATGGTGCTGCCCTGGCTTGTGCTGATGTTGGTTCGGGAGCTGAAATTGTCACCGTTCATGGAGGCCTTGGTGTGGGTTTCCACTGTAGAAACGGCCACATTGCGACCTGCCTGGATAGAAGCGCCGCTGTCGGACTTCACTCCGGAACCGCTCATCTCGACATCTCGACCAGCCACAATATTCAGGGAGTTTGTCGCTTCAACACTGCCTTTACTGGCAATGATGCGCGAGGATGTCTCCTGAAGCTGGGAATCGTACATGTCCGCAGTGAGGACCACATCGTTTTCGGCCTTGAGTGCAACGTCAGCACCCTTGATGAAGCCGCCCGTATTGGTGATGGTGTCGGTGGCGGTCAGGGCAACTTCCTGGGCCTGAATCGTGCCCCTGTGGTTGAATATGTTTTCCGCGTTGATGACGGTATTGCCTTCAGCCAGTATCAGACCCGAGTTGGAAACATTGGCGGCGTTGATCTCAACATTTTTGCCCGCAATGACCGCCCCGCCCTGGGCAATCCTGCCGACGCTGCCCTGGCCGAGGTAGACTTTGGGGACGAGAACCTTCTGACCCTGGACCTCTTCCTCCACCAGCCAGACAATGTCCTTGTCCAGATCTATTATCTGCTCCTTGGACAGTGCAATGCCCAGGCTGAGGCCCAAGCTTTCCTTGGCGGCCAAAGCGTTCTCCATCAAATGCTTGACCTGCTCGGCATCGCTCTTGATGGAATCTTCAAGAAACCGTCGCCCCGTCCCATCCAGGACCTTTTTTTTCACTTCCTGAACTGTCAGGTAAGGATCAAGGAGCAGCTTTTCCGTCAACCCCTCCTCAGTAGTCCCAATTTGTTCCAGAAGGAATTCCCCGCCGATATACCCAGAGAGGTTTGTCAGAGCCGGGTTTGTTTCAATCAAATACGGATGGTCCGGAGCCGTATTGACGACAGTGAGCCCCGCTGGGAATTCCTTGGTGACGTCTGCAACTTTTTGCTGCTGGGCGGCGGTGTCAGGAGCCTGAAGGACGCCATTGCGTTCCACGATGCCGTTATCAACATGCGCCGCATTGATCGTCACCTTGTTGCCCGCATCAATACTGCCGTAGACATGGTCTATAGCCTTGAGATGGGGAATGGTGCCACCCCCCTTGTATTCGATGTTCGGGGAACGGTGAGAATGGAATGCAGCACGGCCCCAGGTCACGAAGGTGCGTTCATAGACGTCCTGACCCTCGTTGGTGAACGTATTGGTGTCGATGGTTATGTCGCCGGCGGCGGAGCTGATTGTGCTGACGATATTCTGGACGTCATCTCCTTGAATATTGACGTTGCCGCTGGCTGCTATGAGCGAGCCCTTGTCCGCGCCGGTGACGCTGTCGTGGGTCACCCTTTCGGAAAAAATGACACCGTTGGTTTGCCCGTGGGCAGCGATAAAATATTTGTAACCTTGCGCAATTATTTGTTTATATATGGATATGTAATATTTATCTGTTGAATTCAGGAAATTGGGATTTTCAACGCATTTCTGCTCTAACTCCGCGAAATGCGCGCTGAGGTCTTCGCTGGAAATGACGTTCACGGAGGGATCGAGCTTAATGTAGGAGTTGGACATGGGGTATGCAGTCCATCCCGAAGGACCTGCATAGGAGCGTCCAACGTAATGCTGGAAAAGTACATACGTTTTCCAGTTGTCGTCACCGCCCTGGTAAACCCCATCAAGACGGGACAGCTCGGTTGCTCCTTCCACCAGTTGGAAATCGAGGTTGTTGTTTTTCAGATCGTGCGCGCGGATGGCCAGGCTGCTTTCCAGGGATTCGATGGTTGCTGAATCGTTCTGGAGCTTGGTCATCTTTTGGCCGGCGGAAGCGCCTTCCAAGGTCATGTCGCCTTTGGTGAGGATAGCGCCGCGATTGTTGTGCACGGTTCCGGAGACATGGAACGCGCCGGTGCCTCCGGAATAGATGGTGCCGGTATTGACCACCTCGTCCGAGGCGATGGCGAAATGGCTGTCGGCTGCAATGAGATGCTGGTTGTCAAGCTTGCCGCCGGAAATATTGATCGTACCTGCCTTGACCAGGGCCGCGTCAGCCGGGTCGGACTTGGCGATGAGCACGGTGTCCTTGGCGGACAGGGTTGCGGTGTTTGCGGCGGTCACCGTGCCGGTGACGTTCACGGACTCCTCTTGGGAGGCTATGGCCAGGTTGCCGCCGGAGCCGACCTTGTTCTTGATCTCGATCGTACCCTGTGCGGTGATTTGAAGATCTTCGGTGGACTGGGTGATGCCCTCCAGGTTAACGCCCACACCCTTTTCCGTGCCGATGAGGTTGATGCGGCCCGCATACATGCCGCCCAGGGCCGTGGAGTCGATAACCACGGCAGGCAGCGGATCGCCGTTGGGCGCGACCTCGGTGACTTCGCCGGTAGTTGGGTTGTAGTTGCTTTTGCCCGCCACGATCTTGAGGCGGTTAGCGTGGATGTCCGCATTGATCTGAGCAGTGCGGCTGACAATCTCGAAAGCGTCGATGTTCTTTGCGTTGATGCCGTCGCCCTGGATGAGTACGTCCCCGCCCGTGACGCCAAGCATGACGTTGCCGCCGTTGACCGAGGGCACACCGGTGGTGACCGTTGCCCTGGGCGTGCCGATGAATCCGCCGCCGTCAATGGTCACGCCGTTGGGGTTGGCCAGGATGTAATGCCCGCCGCCGAAGACCTCGGTATAGCCCTGGAGCAGGGAGCGATTGGTGCTGGTAACCTCGTTGAGGATGATGGATGCCTTGCGACCGTCCGTGAAATTCGGGTTGTTGGCAACAACGCCGCCAAGCTGGGTCACGCCAGGCATGTTGCTGTTGTTGATGATCACGCCCTGCTTGGCCACGTTGAAGTCCGTGAATTTATTGTGGGAAACACCGCCGCCGTTGGGCTGGACAATGTTGACCACGGGCACGCCGTTTCCGGCTGCGCTCATGGAGGCCTGGTTTGCCGCAGGTGCGCCTGCGTCCACCTGGATGCCACCGGCCAGGGCCGGCGGGCAGAGAATGAGACCGATGAGAACCGCGCAAAGAAGTTGTTCAAATATCTTGTACATGATGAATCTCGTTTAGAACGCGACCTTGAGGGAGGCGTAAAAATCCAAATCTTCGTTTTTGATGTGGGCAGGCGCGTCCAGCGCCTTGGAAACCGTGAAGTCGGCCAGAACATGACCGCCGAAAGTTCGAAAGCCGAGGGCTGCTCCCTGGACCGAGCCTTTTTCGTATTCATCCTTCTCGTCTTCCCAGATGAATCCGGCGTCATAGCCCGCGAACAGCTGTAGGTTGGAGAACAGCGTCTTGGTGATGCTTTCCTGTTCGCCGAGAGGCAGAGTCAGGGCCAGCTCGTTGCGCATGTAGCCGCCTATGTCGCCGCTCAGGCTGTCTTCGTGAAAGCCGCGCACCGTGTAGCGGCTGCCGATGCTGGCTTGTTCAGCGCTGTACAGGGTATCCGGTGACCACTGGCCCCAGAGCTTGGTGCTCCAGCTGAAATTGTGGTTCTCCACCTGAAAGGGACGGTAGAAATCCACGGTCATGGTCAGCTTGTCGAACTCGGACTTGGGATCGGAGAGGTTGAGTTCGTTCCTGTCCCGCTCGGCGCCCAGGATGGGCAGACCCCGACTGTACTGACCGTTCATGGTCAGCACACCGCCCAGCAAGCGCTCTGTATGAGTGGCGGAGATGTTGGCTACGGACAGGACATGGCTGCTTGCATCAAGCTTGACTCCCGCCAGATAGTTGGAGGTGTCGCGCAGGGTGAACCCCATGCCCAGGGAACTTTTGCTGTCCGTGTCGCGATGAAAAACGTAGTCCACATTCAGGTTCGAGGTCGTGGTGGTGCCTTCGCTGGAGAAGCTGGCCGAGGTTCCCTGAAGACGGGTGCGATAATCGAAGTTGCTCCAGCTCCCGGTGAAAGTCCAGTAGCCCACGCCGAAGGAGTAGAAGGCTGACAGGCTCTGGCTGTCCTGGTGCTCGCCCGCGATCATGGACTCGTAGTCCGCATTGTAGTTGACGGTCAGCAGATCGTTGATGTCCAGCAGGTTGTCCTTCTCAAATCCAAGGATGTACTGGAGCTCCCCTGTGGATTCCTGCCCGGAGTTGTCCATGCCGATGGTGGCGCGCCATGTCTTTTCGGTCTGGTTGTCGATGACAACCTTGGTGGTTCCGGTCTCGGAGCCGGGCACCAGGTCCACCTTGGCGTTGTTGGAGGGCAGCCGGTTGAGCTGGTCCAGCCCCTGCTCGATGTCGCGGATGTTCAGGAATTCATCTTGGATGCCCGGAAAGGCCACCATCAGCTTACGCTCGGCGTGGGAGGTTTTTCCCTTAAACTCTATACTCTCCACCTTGCCTTCGATGACCAGCACTTTGAGTACGCCGCCGGCCAGATCCTGCTGGGGGACGGCCGCACGCGTGGTGACGTAACCCTTTTCGATATATTTGTTGGTGATATCCCGAATCAGGTTGTTGATGTCGGTGAGCGTCAGGCATTTGCCCAGGTAGGGAACCTTGAGTTTCGCCTTTTCCGAATCAGACAACAATGTTGCGCCCTGAAGCACAATTTCGCGGACCTCGAAGCAACGTTCATCCGGCGCGCCCTTGGCTTTTTCCAGGGGCTTGATCTGCTCTTCGGACGGCGGTTTTTCCAGGCTCTCGCGGTGCTGACGCAAAAGCTCCTGCCTGCGCTGTTCCTCGCGCTGCTGCAGAATCTGCTGTTGGCGGATGGCCTCCTGGGCGGTAACGGCGGACGCCTGCCCGGGAGTGCAAAGTATGCACGAAAAGGCCAGCGGCACGAACACTGCCGCAGCCTTTTTCAAAAGCTGTCGCATTGTGACCCTTCTTCACAAAATTTTGTATTCGGAGATCTGTGGCCGAATGTCGCTCCCCAGCAGACAGGCACAGATAGCTGGTTCCCACCCCAGCAACGAAGAGGGCTGGTAGTATCCGATTTGAATTATGTCAACGGGGAATGGATACTATAATTCGACGATTGAGTAAGCAGAGGTGTGGAAAAGTTGGTTGTTCCAGCAAGTTGCGCTGTTGAAAAGTTGTCGCAGAAGTGGGTTTAAGAAACTGGACCACAGTTTAAGGTGGACGTAAGAAGCCCGAAGGAGGCTTTTGATGTCCAAGAAAAGGAAAAGATTTACTGCTGAATTCAAGACTCGTGTCGCCCTCGATGCACTGACCGGTGAACTCACGCTTTCCGAGCTGGCCAGCAAGTATGGCGTTCACGCCAACCAGATCTCCCAATGGAAGAAGCCGGCCAAGGAGCAGGTTGCTGCGGGTTTTGCTGGCAAGACTCAGAAGATCCAGCAAAGCGATGAAGCGCTCATAAAAGAGCTTCACGCCAAGATAGGGCAGCTCACCGTGGAAAAGGATTTTTTGCAACAAGCCTTCGCCAAAATCTGAGCTGCAAGCGAAGGCGTGAAATCGTCGACAAAGAGCATCCAGCGCTCAGTGTCCGGCGACAGTGCAGAATTCTCAAGCTGCAACGCTCAACATACTACTACCAGCCGATTGGCGAATCTCCGTACAACTTGGAGTTGATGAAACGCATCGACGAGTTGTTCATGGAGCTGCCATTTTTCGGCTCTCGACAGATGCGCAACATCCTGCAGGATGAGGGGCATCAGGTTGGGCGTGGCCGAGTGCGCCGACTCATGCGCAAGATGGGGTTGATGGCGATTTGCCAAAAGTCGAAGACGAGTCATCCCCATCCACAGCACAAGACGTATCCGTACCTGTTGCGGCATCGAACAATCACGAAGCCCAATCAGCTTTGGTGTGCGGACATTACGTACATTCCGATGAGACGAGGCTTTCTGTACCTCGTGGCAATCATGGACTGGCATAGCCGTGCTGTTCTGTCTTGGCGCTTATCGAATACAATGGACGCCGATTTCTGCGTCTCAGCCTTGGAGGATGCCATGAATCGTTATGGCGTGCCCGAGATCTTTAATACGGATCAGGGTAGCCAGTTTACCAGCTATGAGTTCACAATGGCTCTACGTAATGCCGGCGTTCGCATCTCAATGGATGGCCGTGGGCGTTGGATGGACAACGTAATGATCGAACGGCTTTGGAAGTCGTTAAAATACGAATGCGTCTACCTGAGGGAGTTGGAGACAGGGAGTGATCTGCGAAGAGCTTTGGCCTGGTGGTTTGATTTCTACAACAATCGTCGCCCCCACAAGACCTTTGACGGCAGGAAGCCGATGGAGATATATCAGACGCGACCCAAGCCAGAGGGGGTATCCCCTCTGGCTTGGCCCCGCCAAGCAGCGTAGCTCGTTAAACTGTCCACCTTAAAAACTCTGCTCTGTGGTCTAACAAAGTGGACCCACTTCTGGAGTCGTTTCGCTTGTGATTCGGAGAAAAACATGTCGCGTGTTATGCGGTAGTTTTTCATGAATATATTATATCAGAAATTCAAAAAAGTCAATGATTTGAAGTTTTTTTTCGTTTGAGTTGGCGAAATTAAGTTTGAGGCTCTATTGGGTTTTGACTGGTTTTAAGATTTCATACAAAATCTTAAAAACATGGAATGAACCTTGTCGACAGATGGTGTAAGCCGTGAGGATGGAGCCTATGCCGTATTATTTATGGTCTAAGACTGAGAGAAAATTTCCCTGTGTCTCTACTTTTTCGAATAGAGGTTTAACGCTGAGTTTTGCGAGTTCAGTTCCAGACAGAGGTGGAGAGATGGTGATTCCCTTAAACTTCAAGACCCTTTTTACCCTCCACTGAGGCTGCGCGGAATCGTCTTTAATCATCTGCACTTCGATGAGATCATCTACCGCAGGCTTGAGATTGTTGACTATGGCGTATTGTCTGAACTTTTGGTCATCAATTTCAAAGGTTCTTTCTGCGTGATTCTTTTTGTCTCCTAAAAGATGACCTGTCCATCCACGTCTGCTGGTCACTTTTATACTGACAGGGGATATTACCTTGATCTCACCTTGGTAGAATCCAACCTCAGCTTCGATTTCATCTTCATCAGAATGGTCGTAAATATATTCTGGGAAAGTAGGGCGATCGATGATTCGATTCCCATCTAAGGATATTTTTGCAATGGTTTCGTCTTCTTCGATGGCTATAAATATTCTGTTTTTACCCTTTTGAAGTCTTCTTCTTTGGCGTTTGTGCTCAACGTTGGGGCTGAGTGGGATCTTCGGTGCTTTTTGATCCAGGTAGAGACTAATAAGAGTTGAGATGTAGTTTATGGCAGGAATCTCTTTCATCCCTATTCCTGTCTGTTGTCCTAGAAAGTCAAAGAGTTCAGCAATATCTCTCCCGATCAATTCTTTGCAGATGGAGTTGATAAAGGTTGGTGCGGCTATGCCTCTAAACGTGGCAAACGTAACCGCTGCGACTACAACAAAGTCCGCTTCAAAACAACCATCCTTTGGTGGACACAGATATATTTCGGCGCGCCCCCCTTCTGGGAGAACTCCGTCAAATATTACGTCAGAAATGTCTTGAATCCCATTGGCAACCTCAGAAAGTGTTTTCGCTGAGATCATATTATTGGGAACGTCAAAATGGATTTCTAAATGTTCCTGTGGTCGAGCTTCAAGAGGGTTGTCTCGTAGCTTACTTAGAATGGCTTCAAGGGACCTGTCGTAGCTTTGCTGGCGTTTCATGGTATCCTTTGGCTAATATTCGTTGTCGATATACTCCTTCGTTTATAAAATGCCAAGGTGACGAGATGAAATAGTGAGGTTGGGTGGTAACTAGCAGGTGAGTCTAAGGTGCAAGAAGCGCATTCGCGATTGGGACAGCTGATACGTAATTGTGATATGGGGTTAAAAACAACAGGAGCTGACAATGGTCTTGAC of Salidesulfovibrio onnuriiensis contains these proteins:
- a CDS encoding IS3 family transposase (programmed frameshift), with translation MSKKRKRFTAEFKTRVALDALTGELTLSELASKYGVHANQISQWKKPAKEQVAAGFAGKTQKIQQSDEALIKELHAKIGQLTVEKDFLQQAFQNLSCKRRREIVDKEHPALSVRRQCRILKLQRSTYYYQPIGESPYNLELMKRIDELFMELPFFGSRQMRNILQDEGHQVGRGRVRRLMRKMGLMAICQKSKTSHPHPQHKTYPYLLRHRTITKPNQLWCADITYIPMRRGFLYLVAIMDWHSRAVLSWRLSNTMDADFCVSALEDAMNRYGVPEIFNTDQGSQFTSYEFTMALRNAGVRISMDGRGRWMDNVMIERLWKSLKYECVYLRELETGSDLRRALAWWFDFYNNRRPHKTFDGRKPMEIYQTRPKPEGVSPLAWPRQAA
- a CDS encoding ShlB/FhaC/HecB family hemolysin secretion/activation protein, yielding MRQLLKKAAAVFVPLAFSCILCTPGQASAVTAQEAIRQQQILQQREEQRRQELLRQHRESLEKPPSEEQIKPLEKAKGAPDERCFEVREIVLQGATLLSDSEKAKLKVPYLGKCLTLTDINNLIRDITNKYIEKGYVTTRAAVPQQDLAGGVLKVLVIEGKVESIEFKGKTSHAERKLMVAFPGIQDEFLNIRDIEQGLDQLNRLPSNNAKVDLVPGSETGTTKVVIDNQTEKTWRATIGMDNSGQESTGELQYILGFEKDNLLDINDLLTVNYNADYESMIAGEHQDSQSLSAFYSFGVGYWTFTGSWSNFDYRTRLQGTSASFSSEGTTTTSNLNVDYVFHRDTDSKSSLGMGFTLRDTSNYLAGVKLDASSHVLSVANISATHTERLLGGVLTMNGQYSRGLPILGAERDRNELNLSDPKSEFDKLTMTVDFYRPFQVENHNFSWSTKLWGQWSPDTLYSAEQASIGSRYTVRGFHEDSLSGDIGGYMRNELALTLPLGEQESITKTLFSNLQLFAGYDAGFIWEDEKDEYEKGSVQGAALGFRTFGGHVLADFTVSKALDAPAHIKNEDLDFYASLKVAF
- the imm40 gene encoding Imm40 family immunity protein codes for the protein MSFFSEKYDTTWPDIYINLLKRGIPIHEYGINNWLLSREDALFVANECKNNGIAIAGGDVYELLDHEPEPAHDNWYCEVNTNESFNNYISRSIAKTIEYISTYRHPRGFEPYFIFVPVFELK
- a CDS encoding hemagglutinin repeat-containing protein; its protein translation is MYKIFEQLLCAVLIGLILCPPALAGGIQVDAGAPAANQASMSAAGNGVPVVNIVQPNGGGVSHNKFTDFNVAKQGVIINNSNMPGVTQLGGVVANNPNFTDGRKASIILNEVTSTNRSLLQGYTEVFGGGHYILANPNGVTIDGGGFIGTPRATVTTGVPSVNGGNVMLGVTGGDVLIQGDGINAKNIDAFEIVSRTAQINADIHANRLKIVAGKSNYNPTTGEVTEVAPNGDPLPAVVIDSTALGGMYAGRINLIGTEKGVGVNLEGITQSTEDLQITAQGTIEIKNKVGSGGNLAIASQEESVNVTGTVTAANTATLSAKDTVLIAKSDPADAALVKAGTINISGGKLDNQHLIAADSHFAIASDEVVNTGTIYSGGTGAFHVSGTVHNNRGAILTKGDMTLEGASAGQKMTKLQNDSATIESLESSLAIRAHDLKNNNLDFQLVEGATELSRLDGVYQGGDDNWKTYVLFQHYVGRSYAGPSGWTAYPMSNSYIKLDPSVNVISSEDLSAHFAELEQKCVENPNFLNSTDKYYISIYKQIIAQGYKYFIAAHGQTNGVIFSERVTHDSVTGADKGSLIAASGNVNIQGDDVQNIVSTISSAAGDITIDTNTFTNEGQDVYERTFVTWGRAAFHSHRSPNIEYKGGGTIPHLKAIDHVYGSIDAGNKVTINAAHVDNGIVERNGVLQAPDTAAQQQKVADVTKEFPAGLTVVNTAPDHPYLIETNPALTNLSGYIGGEFLLEQIGTTEEGLTEKLLLDPYLTVQEVKKKVLDGTGRRFLEDSIKSDAEQVKHLMENALAAKESLGLSLGIALSKEQIIDLDKDIVWLVEEEVQGQKVLVPKVYLGQGSVGRIAQGGAVIAGKNVEINAANVSNSGLILAEGNTVINAENIFNHRGTIQAQEVALTATDTITNTGGFIKGADVALKAENDVVLTADMYDSQLQETSSRIIASKGSVEATNSLNIVAGRDVEMSGSGVKSDSGASIQAGRNVAVSTVETHTKASMNGDNFSSRTNISTSQGSTIDVAGNLELKAEQDIIVHGSGVAAQGDVNLQAEENVSITSATNEVDLYSHADDAGGMFGGSKSSTFEQRESSNVASVITSGGNTNIKAGSDTRAEGDLAVIGSRVSTEGDLDMQATGEIIIASAEEEAFSHSQSSKSGMFSSKSETKRTSSTTQVGSDIESAGSVTATAKQDLNISASNIYGQEAVTLTSEEGNVNIVAAQNESSSYEKKESKKVGLFASDGRLDYARMKEKMESNDESDSIGSSVVSDKDITVTAQNDAVVVGSDLSAGGNIIINAGRDANVLSGRNEKKTKKFEKQAGLGIGFKFTEDEISVSSGLKATEKKEEFSGSYNAKSTLSAGEDVTITAGQNVNQVSSDIEAGQDVALKAGGDVKTEAAHDIEKHDSYVKEIEVGVKAAAKQNVTGALRTVAGLPKTMTAGKGNSAAKAATAASAAMKAYGDVSSAVGTTVSASITGGASYTESKESSESKTAVGSNTSAGRNVTIEADKDITVDGGRIVANEDVTIKAREDVNINSAKNTYESSSSTTNVDARGGIGGSIGAGGMSAGVTVSASLGGSENDSEAETNDNGEVTAGEILTVESGKDTTIEGANLSGKEVAMNVGENLVVRSVQDTASAKGNNYSVGGSATVGMGVNVSANVGYGENKSESKWVDQQTSIIGKEKVDIYTGKNTHVEGAIIAAENDNLVLNTETLTYKDIHDSDTSESFNAAVSGSVGFGGTDKGDGKEQEPGEGQGTGDDQPGDNQQGETGTDQSGEKKDSEQTKKDDSTIPGTASGDYSSKDKEQINRATIGKGTIIIRSDPDAGLEGLNRDLAKAQEITKDSETVVKVYVDPATIKDIASGGKALQENAEKLVEQFEKIVDKIKEALPENAKKERDQLENQTEMIQRLMNEGIKKDEAIMKSAETAEAVNIFLELDKLKERERNGEEVSPEEYQAVLHNMSLEKSYASISIEGDNIVYQEDANVVGMSLGGLYMGIMSSFSDTSKDITDTIYDLSGAIVYEQTGYKGCKDQWERANKTALAVGDSVAYAITHPLKVGEALVKRVEEKWNLYQKQLEDKDYYGAYFTLGGLVPDAVEVGAAAYTGGVGVFKAGSKLSKMTKASYKLGKEIAEGLVHNSKRYVFELAKKYGDDVVSNAGDFFAGTQYTSKVQNQMNAFVHRDPFHQFPEIVKNHQDMGIVRKIKGGDGIERLQLEIPGEYLGKKGVFEFMKEANGNINHRLFRQIKEWNK